Part of the Toxotes jaculatrix isolate fToxJac2 chromosome 8, fToxJac2.pri, whole genome shotgun sequence genome is shown below.
CACTAGGTaattatgaaaaaatatatatatattaaaaagtcacacaaatattttgttaaatattttttattaaatataacAACTTCAGAATGTGGACACTGTGACTTTCGACACCATTGttggcattttaaaaaatattttcatccaTGTAACATTCAGGACTCTATTCGTTTTTAGAATCATACATTTAGTTGGAGGACATGGTGCTGCGAATCCAGGAGTTGTAGTTGCAGACCTTGGCATAGACTCCAGGCTTGTTCCTCTGGGCGCAGCCGTAGCCCCAGGACACCACACCCTGCAGCTGACCGTTGCACACCACGGGGCCACCAGAGTCACCCTGATAGGacacaagagacaaaacaagatgtgaGCAGAGATGTCCTGAAGTTTGGTGTGTCCACATGAAGAAACAGTGATGCTGACTTTGGATGGTACCTGGCAAGAGTCCTTGCCTCCCTCCAGGAATCCAGCACAGAACATGTTGGAGGTGATCTGTCCAGGGTAGGagttcctgcagctgctgtcgCTCAGGATGGGGGCATCCAGGCACCTCAGGCGATCAGGGTAGTTGCCTAGAAAAGCAAAGGGACACACATGTAAATATTCAAGCCCCATCATGTACCAAAAACCTTTCAGAtatgtctgcagtgttttactgACTTCCAGAGCTGCTGGTGTTTCCCCATCCAGAGATCAGACAGCGAGTGCCAGAGCTGGCACAGCTGGAGGGCAGGGACACAGTGCGGACGTAGCTGTTCAGGGTGGCGGGCTTGCTCAGCTTGATCAGCATGATGTCGTTGTCCAGGTTGTAGCTGCTGTACCTGGGGTGACGGATGACCTTAGCAGAGTTGATGAACTGCTCAGTTCCCTCGTTGACAGCAATGTTGTGCTCACCAAGACGCACCTGGATgcggctgagagagagagagagagagagagagagagagagagagagagagagagagagagagagagagagacatgaggGTAAGagttaacacacacagaaaaatggtTTCAATATGAATGATGAGTGTTGTAGTATAATTTGAATCTTATTTCTGTACTTACGACTTgtagcagtgagcagcagacaccaCCCAGGTACTGGAGATCAGGGAGCCTCCGCAGAAGTGGTAGCCAGAATTCAGAGAGACCTGGTAGGGCACAGAGTTCTTTCTGCACTCGTAGCCTCCAACAATCTTGTCATCCTCAATGGGAGCGGCATCTGATAGAAATGGAGAATGAATTTGTTGGACATCACATTTTCAAAGAAGTCTTGTagtattaaaatattttctcataaaatgaacagtttactttaaaaattgagaaaaaaaaaacacaaggctcATACTCACATGCCACCGCGAACAGAGCCAGAAGAATGAAAGCCTTCATGGTGGTTTCCGTCTGAACCTCAGTGTCAGCTCAGCTCCACGGCAGGCTCCCTTTTTAAATCCACTCTGTCCCTCCACTATCTGATTGGCCAAGGACATGAATTTCC
Proteins encoded:
- the LOC121185613 gene encoding trypsin-3, producing MKAFILLALFAVAYAAPIEDDKIVGGYECRKNSVPYQVSLNSGYHFCGGSLISSTWVVSAAHCYKSRIQVRLGEHNIAVNEGTEQFINSAKVIRHPRYSSYNLDNDIMLIKLSKPATLNSYVRTVSLPSSCASSGTRCLISGWGNTSSSGSNYPDRLRCLDAPILSDSSCRNSYPGQITSNMFCAGFLEGGKDSCQGDSGGPVVCNGQLQGVVSWGYGCAQRNKPGVYAKVCNYNSWIRSTMSSN